The genomic stretch GGGACTGGAAGCGGCCTACTCCCGCACCGATGTGGTGGTGGCCGCCAACGCCGAGTTCACCGACCAGGCCACACTCCAGCTCAGCCTCGGTCCCTGCGACCCGCCCATGCGCCTGCGCGAGGCGCGGCTGGATGGGGTCACGGCCCTGGGCTCGAGCGGCAGCGGCGGCCTGACCCTTCCGATCGGTGGTGGCCTCTCGGACCCGGAGCAGCGTGGCGGCGCCCAGGTGCTGGGCAAGTTGCTGGCGGGCCTGGAGGTGGAGCTGGTGGCCAGTGGTGAAGGCACGGCCCTGCATCCACGCCGTGAACTCCAGACCCGCCTTCAGCTCGAACGCCTTGGCGTGGCACGCCTGCTGCTGCAACGGGCCATCAGCGAAAACGGCATCGTGGCGGTGAGCAGCGCCGAAGGAGTCACCCACAGTCCGTACGGCCCCCTGCTGGGCCCCTACGGCAGCGCCCTGTACAGCAGTGGTGGATCTCGCAGCATCGGCCTGACCATGCCTGGCCTGAGCCTGCTGGGCCCCGGCTCGCCGGTTCTGGTGGGAGGAGGGATCGGCTGGGTGATCGGCGCCGGCAGCGGCCATCAGCCGCAGATCCGGCGGCTGCCGAGCGGCCATGCCCGCGGTCCTGGGGCCGTGGCGGCCGTGAGCGTCGACCTGGCGGAGCTGAAGGCCGAGTGGATCCGGCCCTGCCATTTCGAAGGCCATGGCAGTGCCCTGCTGGTGGCGATCGCGGCCCCTGTGCCTCTGATCAACCTGGCCGTGGCCCGCCAGGCGGCCTGCGGCGACGACCAGCTCGAGGCCCCCGTCCTCGATTTCTCGATTCCACGCCGGATCCGGCCGAGCTTCGGCTTCGTTCCCTACAGCCAGCTTCTTGCCGGCGAGATCCAGGTGGACGCCCGCCATCTGCGCTGCGCGCCTGCCCACAGCCCCCGCCTGGCCGATGAAATCGCCGCCGGGCTGATCCAGCGCTTGCTCGATGGCTCCTTTCCCCTGAGGCTTCCCCTGCTCCCCCTGAGTGATCGGCCGGGTCTGATTCCCCTCGAGGGCTGAAGGCATCGGCGGCAAAGACAAGCCGAAGGAATCGGCGTAAGCTCCACCGGCGGTTTTGCGCGATAACCGGTGGTCGAGTCCTCTGCTGGATCCCATGAGCCCGATCAGGGCCAGGACCTGCCATCCCCCGCTGAGGAGGAACCCGGCACCGTGCCCGGGCCTGGTGCCTCTGTCCCGGACGACCAGATCACCGCTGAGGCCGAGCTGAGCACGGGCGCCGTGTCAGCCGTGGAGGCCGAACCGCAGCCGGCCCCGGAACCAGAACCCACATCGGAACCGGAACCGCAGCCCATCCAGGACCCGGAGCCTCAACCGGAGCCGGAGCCTGAGCCGGCTCCTGAGACCGAACCCGCGCCCGTTCCTGCCGCCCCCGCCGACCCTGCCGTGGCCGCCACCCTGCATGTCCCTGCCAGTGTGGAGAGCGGAAACGGGGAAAGCGGCGGCGAGTGGGAGCTGCTCAGCGGCAAGGTGCGTGACTGGTTCAGCAGCGGGGCCTTTCAGCGGCAGGTGCAGCAGTACAGCGGCCCCCTCAAGCTGCTGGCGGGCTTCGTGGGCCTGCTGCTGCTGCTGAGGATCTACGCCGCGCTGCTGGGTGCGATCGAGAGTCTGCCCCTGGTCCCCGGCCTGCTGGAGCTGGCCGGGGTGATCTGGCTGAGTCGCTTCGCACTCACCCATCTGGTGCGCAGCAGCGACCGCCGGACGCTGCTCGCCTCCTGGCGGGAGCGCTGGACGTCGTTCCGTGGTCAACCCTGAGGCCCGACCAGAGGCCCGGTTCCCTGCAGCCCTGGCAGGGCCAGACCGGTTGATAGCTTGGCCCGACTGCAGAAACCCCAGTGGTGTCCATTCAGTTAGGTCGATCCCGAACCGTTCGCCGCGCCTACGGGATCGACGAGATCGCCCTGGTGCCCGGCGGTCGCACCGTGGATCCCGAGGTGACAGACAGCCGCTGGACCATCGGTGGAATCGAGAGGGAGATCCCGATCATCGCCAGCGCCATGGATGGTGTGGTGGATGTGTCGGTCGCCGTGGAACTGTCCCGGCTCGGGGCTCTGGGTGTGCTGAACCTGGAGGGGGTCCAATGCCGTTACGACGACCCGAATCCGATCCTGGATCGCATCGCTGAAGTGGGCAAGGAGGCCTTCGTGCCCCTGATGCAGGAGCTCTACGCGCAGCCCGTGCGCGAGGACCTGATCCGCCAGCGCATCGCGGAGATCAAGGCCGCCGGTGGCATCGCAGCCGTCAGTGCCACCCCTGCCGCGGCGCTGCGCTTCGGTCAGGCAGTGGCCGAAGCCGGCGCCGACCTCTTCTTCGTTCAGGCCACGGTGGTCTCCACCGACCACATTGGGCCCGCCGGGCGCGAAACCCTCGATCTGGCCGCCCTCTGCCGGGATCTCGGCATTCCGGTGGTGATCGGCAACTGTGTCACCTACGACGTGGCTCTCGAGCTGATGCGCGCGGGCGCCGCCGCGGTGATGGTGGGCATCGGCCCTGGAGCCGCCTGCACCTCCCGGGGCGTTCTGGGTGTGGGCATCCCCCAGGCCACCGCGGTGGCCGATTGCGCCGCCGCCCGCGACGACCATGAGCACGAGACCGGCCGTTACGTGCCGATCGTCGCCGACGGCGGCATCGTCACCGGCGGTGACATCTGCAAGTGCATCGCCTGCGGCGCCGATGCGGTGATGATCGGATCGCCGATCGCCCGCGCCAGTGAAGCCCCAGGCCGTGGCTTCCACTGGGGCATGGCCACCCCGAGCCCGGTGCTGCCCAGGGGCACCAGGATCAGCGTGGGCACCACCGGCAGCCTGGAGAAGATCCTGCGCGGTCCGGCCAGCCTGGACGACGGCACCCAGAACCTGCTCGGCGCCCTGCGCACGTCGATGGGAACCCTTGGTGCACGAACGATCAAAGAGATGCAGCAGGTCGATGTGGTGGTGGCCCCATCTCTGCTCACCGAAGGGAAGGTGTACCAGAAAGCCCAGCAACTGGGCATGGGCAAGTAGCCCCTTGCAACAGGGATCCAGTTTCGGCACGAATCGAGGGAATCCCGGTGGAGACGGGCGTTAACCTCAAGGTGTGGGGGCTCCGGCTCGCACACTCCTCACACCAACCCGCCCGGCGCGTCCGGGCATTTTGTCTTCCTACGGTCCCTCCGCCGTCATGGGGGATTCCTGGCCCTCGTTGCTAGATTCCAGGCACCTTGTCCCCTCCCTCGGATGTCCAGCGCCACTGCCGTCACCGATGCTTCCTTTGAGCTGGATGTGCTCAAAAGTGACGTGCCCGTGCTGGTCGATTTCTGGGCCCCCTGGTGCGGCCCGTGCCGCATGGTGGCCCCGATCGTCGACGAGATCGCCAAGGAATTCGAGGGCAAGCTGAAGGTCTACAAGCTCAACACCGACGAGAACCCCAACGTCGCCAGCCAGTACGGCATCCGCAGCATCCCCACCCTGATGATCTTCAAGGGAGGGCAGAAAGTGGACACCGTGGTGGGCGCCGTTCCCAAGAACACCCTCTCCGGCACGATCGCCAAATACCTCTGAGCAGCCCTTCATCTCCTGCCCCCTCACCCTCAGCGATGACTCCGGCCTCTCCCTCGCTGGAGCGGTTGGCGGATTCACTGGCTGATCATCCCCATCGCCTGCTGATCGAGCGCTCGCTTCACTCGATCCTGGAGATGGCCCGCATCGCCGATGACACGGACGACTGGAGGTTGATCTCCGGTGCCCTGAGCGATCTGCATGAGGCCCTCGCGACCTTCCACCCCCACCGCACCACCCGCAAGGTGGCGGTGTTCGGATCGTCCCGAAGCCTGCCCGGGAGCTCCACCTACCGGCTGGCGGCGGAGGTCGGCCGGGAAGCCATGGGCGCAGGCTTTGAGGTGATCACCGGTGCTGGCGGCGGGGTGATGGAGGCGGCGAACCGGGGAGCCGGAGCGGAGCACAGCTTCGGCCTCAACATCCAGCTGCCCTTCGAGCAGGAGCCCAACCCCTACGTCGCCACAGCAGGCGATCGCCTGGTGCACTTCCGCTACTTCTTCACCCGCAAGCTCTTCTTCCTGCGCGAGAGCGACGCCCTGGTGGTGCTCCCCGGCGGTTTCGGCACCCTCGACGAACTGTTCGAAGCCCTGACTCTGATCCAGACGGGGCGAACGGCCCCCATTCCGGTGGTGCTGCTGGCACCCCCGGGCCAGGGGCTCTGGCAGGACTGGCCTGAGGAGCTGCTTGCCCGCCTCGAGTGCGAAGGATTGATCGGTCCTGATGACGCAGGGCTGATCAGCCGAGCCGGCAGCGCCGGCGAGGCGATCGGGCTGATCCGCCGCTTCTACCGGGTGTTCCACACCACCCGCATCCGAGACGAGGAGCTGGAGCTGCTGCTGCATGTGCCCCTGGGGGAGGGTGAGCTGCTGGCCATCCGCTCCGGATTCCAGGATCTGCTGCGCAGCGGCGATTTCGAGCTGGGGGAGAGCTGCGACGACAACGATCGCCTGAGGCACTGCCTGCGCTTCGACTTCGATCAACGCCGAGTCGGCCGCCTGTATCAGCTCATCGCCGCCATCAACGCGCTCGATCTGCCCCGCAGCGACGACCTGCTGCATCCGGAGCAACGCAGCTGTCTGGAGCCGCAGCCATGAGCCGCCGGATCGGCCTGATCGATTACGGCATGGGCAACCTGCATTCGGTGGCCCGTGCTGTGGAGCGTCTCGGGGCCGACCTGATTCCCGTGCTGGATGCCCCGGCGATGGAGGCGTGCGATGCCCTGATCCTGCCGGGGGTGGGATCATTCGATCCGGCGATGGAACGTCTCCATGAGGCCCGTCTGGTGGATCCACTGCGGGAGTGGAGCGCCAGAGGTCGCCCCCTGCTGGGGATCTGCCTGGGCCTGCAGTTGCTGTTCGAGGGCAGCGAGGAGGGACAAGCCTCTGGCCTCGGCCTGCTCAGAGGCAGGGTTCGGGCCCTGCCCTCCGCTCCGGGGCATCCCATCCCCCACATGGGCTGGGCACCGCTGATCTCCACCAACCCCAGTCCCTTGCTGCCGGAAGGTCATCCAGCGGCCTGGGTCTATTTCGTGCACTCCTACGCCGCTGCTCCCGACGATCCGGCCTGCAGCACCGCCGAAGTCCTCTTCGCCGATCAGCCTGTGACTGCGGCGGTCTGGCAAGGGGCCCTGGCGGCCTGCCAGTTTCACCCCGAGAAGTCAGGACCCCAGGGGCAACGCATGCTTGCGCGCTGGCTGGCCTGGGTGGACCAGGACGGGGCATGAGTCTGCGGCTGAGTGGCGGACGCCGACTGCTCAGTCCGCAAGGTCTGAACGCCCGACCGACCAGCGCCAGGGTGCGGCTGGCGGTGCTCAACCTGCTGGCCGCTGAACTGAGCGGATGCCGCTGGCTCGATCTCTGCTGCGGCAGCGGTGTGATGAGCTGCGAAGTTCTGCAACGGTGCGCCCGGCGGGTGGTCGCCGTGGATCACGACAGGACGACCCTCGGCATCGCCCGACGCAACCTGGAGGCGGTCAGGGCCAGCGTGGCTGGGGCCTGCGATCTGCGGCTGATCAGGGCAGAGCTGCCCGAGTGGCTGTGCCGGGGCCCCGGGCAGCAGCTGGGGGAGGAAGCGGCGGGAGGCTTCGATCTGATCTACGCCGATCCCCCTTTCGCCTCGGGTCTGTACGCCCCGATTGCCGAGGCGGTGTCCACCTCGGGCTGGCTGGCTGAGGGGGGACGCCTGCTGTGGGAATGCTCAAGCGAGACGTACCCGGACGTCCCTCCCGGCTGGCAGCTGAGCGACCGACGGCGCTACGGCAGTTGTGGCCTGATGATTCTGGTGCCTGCTGTGGCCTGACTCAACCGCCCAGGGCGCTGCCGCGGCGGTACTGGTTCCAGGCCGCCACGAACAGGCCCACCAGGGTGATCGGGATCAGACCCAGAACGATGCCGCAGAGGAGGGGTTCGATCATCGGGAGCTGGAAGTCGTGCCTGGCGCAATTCTCCCACGGCCAAGGCAGGCTGGTTGCGTCTTCCGAGTGATCCGTGACCGGCGATCCTTCCACCACCCTGGAGGCCACCCAGACGCCCGTGAAGCGCCAGGGCCTGATCACCGCCCTGGTGCTGCTGGCCGCAGCCGGCTGCATCCTGCTGCTGCTGCTCGTCCTGCCGGCGGCCCGCAGCGACCCCTACACCCGGCGCACCCTGGAGCTTTCGGGCTCGCGCGAGAACGGGGGGCGCCTGTTTCGAATGAACTGCGCGGGCTGCCATGGCATCGCCGCTCAGGGGCTGGTGGGTCCCAGCCTGCACGGGGTCAGCCAGCGCCGCAGCGACCGCCAGTTGATCCGCCAGGTTGTGAGCGGCCGCACTCCGCCGATGCCCCGATTCCAGCCCGAACCCCAGGCCATGGCCGACCTGCTGGCCCATCTGCACAGCCTGGAGTGAGCGGCGGTGCGCCGCCTGACCTCCCTGCGCTGGCCCTGGTGCTGGTGGAACCCGCTGGCCCCCTGAATGTGGGGAGCGTGGCCAGGCTCTGCGCCAATTTCGCGCTTCGGGACCTGCGGCTGGTGGCCCCTCGCTGCGATCACCTCGGTGAGGAAGCCCGGCGCATGGCC from Synechococcus sp. CBW1107 encodes the following:
- the hisH gene encoding imidazole glycerol phosphate synthase subunit HisH, producing MSRRIGLIDYGMGNLHSVARAVERLGADLIPVLDAPAMEACDALILPGVGSFDPAMERLHEARLVDPLREWSARGRPLLGICLGLQLLFEGSEEGQASGLGLLRGRVRALPSAPGHPIPHMGWAPLISTNPSPLLPEGHPAAWVYFVHSYAAAPDDPACSTAEVLFADQPVTAAVWQGALAACQFHPEKSGPQGQRMLARWLAWVDQDGA
- a CDS encoding CAAD domain-containing protein, translating into MVESSAGSHEPDQGQDLPSPAEEEPGTVPGPGASVPDDQITAEAELSTGAVSAVEAEPQPAPEPEPTSEPEPQPIQDPEPQPEPEPEPAPETEPAPVPAAPADPAVAATLHVPASVESGNGESGGEWELLSGKVRDWFSSGAFQRQVQQYSGPLKLLAGFVGLLLLLRIYAALLGAIESLPLVPGLLELAGVIWLSRFALTHLVRSSDRRTLLASWRERWTSFRGQP
- a CDS encoding homocysteine biosynthesis protein, translating into MGSAPPRSRTEAQLQERQSAGDLAVRSAADFRALVASEGLEAAYSRTDVVVAANAEFTDQATLQLSLGPCDPPMRLREARLDGVTALGSSGSGGLTLPIGGGLSDPEQRGGAQVLGKLLAGLEVELVASGEGTALHPRRELQTRLQLERLGVARLLLQRAISENGIVAVSSAEGVTHSPYGPLLGPYGSALYSSGGSRSIGLTMPGLSLLGPGSPVLVGGGIGWVIGAGSGHQPQIRRLPSGHARGPGAVAAVSVDLAELKAEWIRPCHFEGHGSALLVAIAAPVPLINLAVARQAACGDDQLEAPVLDFSIPRRIRPSFGFVPYSQLLAGEIQVDARHLRCAPAHSPRLADEIAAGLIQRLLDGSFPLRLPLLPLSDRPGLIPLEG
- a CDS encoding RsmD family RNA methyltransferase; protein product: MSLRLSGGRRLLSPQGLNARPTSARVRLAVLNLLAAELSGCRWLDLCCGSGVMSCEVLQRCARRVVAVDHDRTTLGIARRNLEAVRASVAGACDLRLIRAELPEWLCRGPGQQLGEEAAGGFDLIYADPPFASGLYAPIAEAVSTSGWLAEGGRLLWECSSETYPDVPPGWQLSDRRRYGSCGLMILVPAVA
- the trxA gene encoding thioredoxin, which gives rise to MSSATAVTDASFELDVLKSDVPVLVDFWAPWCGPCRMVAPIVDEIAKEFEGKLKVYKLNTDENPNVASQYGIRSIPTLMIFKGGQKVDTVVGAVPKNTLSGTIAKYL
- a CDS encoding cytochrome c; amino-acid sequence: MTGDPSTTLEATQTPVKRQGLITALVLLAAAGCILLLLLVLPAARSDPYTRRTLELSGSRENGGRLFRMNCAGCHGIAAQGLVGPSLHGVSQRRSDRQLIRQVVSGRTPPMPRFQPEPQAMADLLAHLHSLE
- a CDS encoding LOG family protein yields the protein MTPASPSLERLADSLADHPHRLLIERSLHSILEMARIADDTDDWRLISGALSDLHEALATFHPHRTTRKVAVFGSSRSLPGSSTYRLAAEVGREAMGAGFEVITGAGGGVMEAANRGAGAEHSFGLNIQLPFEQEPNPYVATAGDRLVHFRYFFTRKLFFLRESDALVVLPGGFGTLDELFEALTLIQTGRTAPIPVVLLAPPGQGLWQDWPEELLARLECEGLIGPDDAGLISRAGSAGEAIGLIRRFYRVFHTTRIRDEELELLLHVPLGEGELLAIRSGFQDLLRSGDFELGESCDDNDRLRHCLRFDFDQRRVGRLYQLIAAINALDLPRSDDLLHPEQRSCLEPQP
- a CDS encoding GuaB3 family IMP dehydrogenase-related protein gives rise to the protein MSIQLGRSRTVRRAYGIDEIALVPGGRTVDPEVTDSRWTIGGIEREIPIIASAMDGVVDVSVAVELSRLGALGVLNLEGVQCRYDDPNPILDRIAEVGKEAFVPLMQELYAQPVREDLIRQRIAEIKAAGGIAAVSATPAAALRFGQAVAEAGADLFFVQATVVSTDHIGPAGRETLDLAALCRDLGIPVVIGNCVTYDVALELMRAGAAAVMVGIGPGAACTSRGVLGVGIPQATAVADCAAARDDHEHETGRYVPIVADGGIVTGGDICKCIACGADAVMIGSPIARASEAPGRGFHWGMATPSPVLPRGTRISVGTTGSLEKILRGPASLDDGTQNLLGALRTSMGTLGARTIKEMQQVDVVVAPSLLTEGKVYQKAQQLGMGK
- the petG gene encoding cytochrome b6-f complex subunit V, encoding MIEPLLCGIVLGLIPITLVGLFVAAWNQYRRGSALGG